Genomic DNA from Kluyveromyces lactis strain NRRL Y-1140 chromosome C complete sequence:
GCATTGGAGAATAAAGTTGGATCGGAGTGAAGCGTGAATACAAAACTATAACAGAATCTCATAGTCCTTGTCGCTAAAACCAAAAATAGAGTCgttaatttcaacaattggaacaacGGAAGGTCTACCGTGCGCACAGTGGAATGGCTGCTGACATTTCGATAAATCAGATATCATAACATCACATTCTGTTCTAGAAAGTGACGTACCAAACATAATTGCCGACCTACATGATTTAGAATTTATAATTTCAGTATACACTCTTGGCATATGCGGAACCATAATCCACCATTTATTCGACGAGTGCTGTTCTTTCATTAATTGTGTTATCCTCCTACGTTTGCTACTTCTTAGGTCGTAGATGTGTTGTAATAAAACATGCTTTAAGAAAGCACTGTCAtgtttaattttttcatgaAAGAATTCTGGGGCTTTGATCAACTCTATGACAGATGAACGTGTGTCAATATCTTTAATCTCTAATACAATTCCCCATGTGTCAAATTCAGGTATGGATTCACGAAACCAACCGGCCTCCTCGGCAGAAatgttcattttcatgTTTAACTTCACATAATTAAAGCATTTGTTCATACACTTGATAATTGTTTCCTTGAGCATGTTTTCTACCAAAATCCTCTCATGACAAGCATGTTGGTCTAACATCAGTAAAGTTCCGCCCGATTTTACAAGTATGAATTTAAGGTCCACTTGTTGTATtacttcaaaatttctAATTTGGGACTTAGATAATTTGAAGTCACTGACAGCatgatttttcaaataagaGGATTCTGTGCCAGCTAAATTTAATTTTTGTATATCAAATTCTGAATCATAATGATGATCACGGCATTGACGACCTCCTGTGGTATTTTCCAGCAACCGTGAAAATATTCCCCTAGTTCTTGGAGGTGATTTTAATATTTCCAATACTTTGTTATTTTGCGGCTTGTGTACTCGATTTCCATTTGCATGTTTGTTGGTTGGTTTCACAGCAAGTTCCACTCGTTTTGTATTCGTGAAATAATGGGCTGTTTCAaaataagaagaattaTCGAATGTTGACACGTCAACACCAGGTTCATATCCAAGATGCTTCAAAAACGATGACATTACATTAAGTATCAAAGGACAGAGAGTTTTAAGCGTTCCCGATTGAAAAATCGTCTTCCCTGGATCTTGTATGAGATCAGAAATTTCTAAAGGCACTTCACAACCGATTATAAACAACGGATAGGCAGAGTAAGGTGACCCGACACTTTTTACAGAATATGAATcccaattcttttcaacatattttgttgattgaaACAATTTATTGACGGCTGAAAAGAATCTTGAATCACTGTACTTTCTTCCATTTATGAAGATATACTGGTAATCCTTTGACTGAATTGGATTAATAGAAACAATACCTTTGACTGTATGTGATTTAAATGAGGCAGATACAAATTTTAATTGTTTGCGTGGCAATATTTCTCCAAATATGTTATGGAAGCAGGTATCCAACTGTTTTGGATATGGTTCCAGGGTACTTACGgcaatggaagaaattcGTAGCTGCTGATTAATGAATACAGATACGTCCAATGTTGGAAATTTTATTAGTACTGTTAGAATTTCTGTCCTGATCGCACTAACCAAATCCGATATCGATTGTTTTTCCATCATTTTGCGACGAACAGGATAATTGTAGAAAACGTCTGATATTTTGATGACCGTTCCGCTAAGTGCACCTTTCATCAAAGGAAATTTACCCTCATCCGAAATAAAAGCGGGTGCTGGCAATTCTCTAGCCCATATTCCACTATAATCCTTTGATTTAGATATTATCAGAACTTTACTACATTGTAGCATCAGATGTAACGCTTCCCCGCGGAATCCATACGAGCTAATTGCAGGCAACTGCTGCAAGGATTCTAATTTTGAAGTGATATTGTGACCGCCTAACAAATTAAGGTCACTAGGAGTAATTCCAAAACCATTATCCTGTACTTCTATGATAAACCTTTCGGTATTTATATCTACTTTTATTTTCGTAGCATCGGCGTCAACGCTGTTCTGAACTAACTCCCTAACAACAGCCGTTGTTGATACTACAGATTCATGTGACTTTAAACGACTCGATACGGTATCATCAAGCCTTTTGATACTCATTCACCCTAAGCAATATCCTATACGTGTTTAGCCTTTCTTCTTAATAAGATTTGACATGTTTGAATTAGACTGAAGCATCTCATAATAAGTTGGAGCTAGTTATGTATGTTTCAATGACAATAACAAAattattacccggacatTAGGCACAAATGCTGTCAGTTTACAGGACACCAGATGACTATCGAGTTTGTACTGACAGACAAGAATGCCCTTCCTGATCTAATCATTCCAATTTTAGGAAGTGATATTTCAACTTAAGAGTTTTGAAAGTATCTAAGAGACTAAAATGGATTGTGAGTTATAAAGTTAGCTTGTAAAAGTGTGCGTAAAAAATGTAACCTGATTATCATAGCAAATCAGTAGAAGTAGTGTTGCTGTATATAGCAGAAGTTGCTTGGGTTGAAACAGTGACAGCTGCGGCTTCGTAATCGCTTCCTGAGGAAGTGTCGGCCTGAGTTGGGGTAGAAGAGTCGACGGTTATATATTTGGTTGCTTCGTATTGGGTAACTGTGACCGTTTCAGGAACACAGCTGAAGTCACCTAGAAGGACTTGCTTCTCCAATGAGCTAACCGTAGTAGCAGTTGGGTTACCAGCACTATCACTCAAAGTTACTGTTTGCAATAGAACTGATGT
This window encodes:
- the MLH3 gene encoding mismatch repair protein MLH3 (similar to uniprot|Q12083 Saccharomyces cerevisiae YPL164C MLH3 Protein involved in DNA mismatch repair forms a complex with Mlh1p to promote meiotic crossing-over mammalian homolog is implicated mammalian microsatellite instability); this encodes MSIKRLDDTVSSRLKSHESVVSTTAVVRELVQNSVDADATKIKVDINTERFIIEVQDNGFGITPSDLNLLGGHNITSKLESLQQLPAISSYGFRGEALHLMLQCSKVLIISKSKDYSGIWARELPAPAFISDEGKFPLMKGALSGTVIKISDVFYNYPVRRKMMEKQSISDLVSAIRTEILTVLIKFPTLDVSVFINQQLRISSIAVSTLEPYPKQLDTCFHNIFGEILPRKQLKFVSASFKSHTVKGIVSINPIQSKDYQYIFINGRKYSDSRFFSAVNKLFQSTKYVEKNWDSYSVKSVGSPYSAYPLFIIGCEVPLEISDLIQDPGKTIFQSGTLKTLCPLILNVMSSFLKHLGYEPGVDVSTFDNSSYFETAHYFTNTKRVELAVKPTNKHANGNRVHKPQNNKVLEILKSPPRTRGIFSRLLENTTGGRQCRDHHYDSEFDIQKLNLAGTESSYLKNHAVSDFKLSKSQIRNFEVIQQVDLKFILVKSGGTLLMLDQHACHERILVENMLKETIIKCMNKCFNYVKLNMKMNISAEEAGWFRESIPEFDTWGIVLEIKDIDTRSSVIELIKAPEFFHEKIKHDSAFLKHVLLQHIYDLRSSKRRRITQLMKEQHSSNKWWIMVPHMPRVYTEIINSKSCRSAIMFGTSLSRTECDVMISDLSKCQQPFHCAHGRPSVVPIVEINDSIFGFSDKDYEILL